The Panicum virgatum strain AP13 chromosome 6K, P.virgatum_v5, whole genome shotgun sequence nucleotide sequence TCCCATAGcttccgttttttttttttgaaacgaaccagGTGAGAGAGCTaccgattatattaaaaaaaaagaaacaacacTCAGACTGAACACCACAACAAGCAACAACGACACCACCATCAGCCAAACAACCACACAACTTCTCTATAACTCGACTCAAATAACAACCGGTTGGATTGAGACGTCTACACGAAACAAACTATATCGCATAGCTTATGCTATATCCTACAGTTTGTAATCGCAAACTAGAACAGTCTGAAACAAACTGCACGAAAGTACGAAACAAATCATCTCTGGTCTGGAATTCGAGTACCCAACGCTTCTCTCCTTTTTGTTTGCCTCGCGAAAATCACACACTTCAGACTTCACAAAGAGCAAGCTGGTATCCCTGTGcccataaaaaaaagaaaaagctgGTATTCCTTGATGTCCGGCCCATGATACGGCCCGGCCCAACCTATCTTTGGGCCCATGCAAGCCTGAGAAGCAGCTGCCAAACAGACCCGGGTCCGTCTCGATCGCAAGACGCTAAGCTTTGCTCGGCGCGAGCAATACTCGGATGGAAACTGGAACCATGGCCGCGCGGCTCCAAGCTCCGTCAAGCGCGCACCAGCCGAAAGGGAAAGGAGATGCTCCGGATAAGGAGGCATCCATCTTCTCCGGCGATTCCGTGACGGCGGCCGCTGGCGTGGGGGCGCCCACCGCCCGCGTCGATCGGACGCGGTCGTCCGTCCCGTCCCCACACGGCCGCTAtagatgccccccccccccccccccccccccaactccCCACCGGGCATCTGTGATCGCCCCTTTAAAATGCCCCGCACCCCCGCGCGAGGAGGGCGATCACcggagacgacgacggcggcgctgaTCGCGCCCGCACCCGTGGGAGAGCAGAGCACGAGCCCACCGCCACGACACGCACGAGCAGGATGGCGAGCCTGACCGTGCCGCCGGTGCCGAAGTGGCCCCGCCAGGACGCCATCGACCTCCACAGGGCCTTCAaaggtcgccgtcgccggctctAATCCGACCGGCCGCCATGGCGGCtcggcaccaccaccaccagctctGATTCCGAACAAGAACAACACTGAACtgagccgctgctgctgctgccgcgatGCAGGGTTCGGGTGCGACAGCACGACGGTGATCAGCATCCTGGCGCACCGCGACGCGGTGCAGCGCGCGGCGATCCAGCGCGAGTACCGCGCGCTGTTCAACCAGGACCTCGCCCGGCGCGTCGCCTCCGAGCTGAGCGGCCACCACAAGCGCGCCGTGCTGCTGTGGATCCTGGACCCGCCCGCCCGCGACGCGACGATCCTGAAGCAGGCGCTAACGGGGGACATCACcgacctccgcgccgccaccgaggTGATCTGCTCCCGGACCCCGGCGCAGCTCGAGATGATGCGGCAGGCCTACGCCGCCCGGTTCGGGTGCCCCGTCGAGCGCGACGTCGCCGAGCGCGCCTCCGGCGACcaccggcggctgctgctggcgtACCTGGCGGCCACCCCGTGGCGCGGCGACGGGCCCGCGgacccggcagcggcggcgctggacgcGCGGGACCTGTAcctggccggcgagcggcggctgggCACCGACGAGCGCGCCTTCGTCCGCGTGTTCAGCGAGCGCGGGCGggcgcagctcgccgccgcggcgcgcgcgtaccGCCACATGTACGGCCGGACCCTGGAGCAGGCGGTGAAGGGCGAGACGTCgggcggcttcggcttcggcctCCTCACCATCCTCCGCTGCGCCGACAGCCCGGCGAGGTACTTCGCCAAGGTACGGCGCGGTGTCTCCATGGCTGCCTGCTTGTGCTTATTCTTGCTTCTGACTTCTGAGCAACGGCCGGTGGGGCGTGCAGGTGCTGCACAAGGCGATGAAGGGGCTGGGCACGAGCAACTCGGCGCTGATCTGGGTGGTGACGACGCGGGCGGAGGTGGACATGCAGCACATCAAGGCGGAGTACCACAAGATGTACGGCCGCTCGCTCGCCGACGCCATCCACTCCGAGACCTCCGGCAACTACCGCaccttcctcctctccctcgTCGGCCGCGACCGCGCCTACTACTGATCGCCATCGTCGTGTCGCAGCAGATGGGGACTCCATGGCTGCCCTGCCCATTCCGGACAGCGAAGCAACCGCCATTGCCATCGCTGCGGCCCGTGCTGCCTCCAGCAGCGAAGTAGCATCATGCTATGTCTATGTTCTTGACTTCTTGCACGTATGATGGAATTGATCAGTGATCAATCTTCGCGCACATACATTGCCCGCTGAATTGGTTTCTTCCGTTCTCAGTTTCGGCATCCTCATGCAGACCAAAAACGGATCCATTTATTATTCATTTCCGATGTTATGGTCATGTACAAACAACAAGGTCACAGCGTAACTAAAAACATAGTGCTGTATGCACAAGCACCGCTGACTATTCACTACAAGTTCATCTGTTCACATGCCACACAGAAGAACAACATGTATCGGCTAACATCGCAGAGCTATTATATACCGAGTCACCGAGACAAACCAAGCTGCCGCAACACCAACAGGGCGTGCCGTCGTCTACACCTCTTACAAACTGGCAATCCGTGTAATTCACATAGATCAAAGGCTCCACACAAAGGATGTAACCAAAGCCGTAACTAGCCTCGGCCTCAGTCTACAGGCTTCTGGTTCACGTGCCGTGATGCGGAGTAGGACTGGATCGCCGAGCTCGTCACGCCGATGGAGTGCTTCGTCAGGTCCATGCTCTTCCTCGCAGCGAACCAGATCATCCAGAAGAACCCGACCCAGCCTGCATGCAGGATGGATTTCATGAACATTAGCACACGTGATGCGAACAGGTTCTTGGGAGGCGAAGATCTGCTTTTAGACCTAACAAATCTGAGAAAAAGAGTATTCTCGTTGCAAGGAAGCTGCTTTGTCAACACAAATTATTCCATGCTTACATTACTATATAGTGAGCACCACGATCTCCAT carries:
- the LOC120712384 gene encoding annexin D5-like; protein product: MASLTVPPVPKWPRQDAIDLHRAFKGFGCDSTTVISILAHRDAVQRAAIQREYRALFNQDLARRVASELSGHHKRAVLLWILDPPARDATILKQALTGDITDLRAATEVICSRTPAQLEMMRQAYAARFGCPVERDVAERASGDHRRLLLAYLAATPWRGDGPADPAAAALDARDLYLAGERRLGTDERAFVRVFSERGRAQLAAAARAYRHMYGRTLEQAVKGETSGGFGFGLLTILRCADSPARYFAKVLHKAMKGLGTSNSALIWVVTTRAEVDMQHIKAEYHKMYGRSLADAIHSETSGNYRTFLLSLVGRDRAYY